A genomic stretch from Malus domestica chromosome 15, GDT2T_hap1 includes:
- the LOC103401257 gene encoding oxygen-evolving enhancer protein 1, chloroplastic — translation MAASLQAAATLMQPTKVGVSARTSVQLRSSQSVSKAFGLEPSASARLTCSLQSDLKDLAHKCLDASKIAGFALATSALVVSGAGAEGSPKRLTFDEIQSKTYLEVKGTGTANQCPTIDGGTEAFAFKPGKYTAKKFCLEPTSFTVKAESVSKNAPPEFQNTKLMTRLTYTLDEIEGPFEVAPDGTVKFEEKDGIDYAAVTVQLPGGERVPFLFTIKQLVASGKPDNFTGEFLVPSYRGSSFLDPKGRGGSTGYDNAVALPAGGRGDEEELAKENTKNTAASTGKITLSVTKSKPENGELIGVFESIQPSDTDLGAKTPKDVKIQGVWYAQLD, via the exons ATGGCAGCCTCCCTCCAAGCAGCTGCCACGCTCATGCAGCCGACCAAGGTCGGCGTGTCGGCGAGGACCAGTGTGCAGCTGAGGTCCTCTCAGAGTGTCTCCAAGGCCTTTGGCTTGGAGCCATCTGCCTCTGCTAGGCTCACTTGCTCTTTGCAATCTGATCTCAAGGACTTGGCTCACAAGTGCCTTGATGCTTCTAAGATTGCTGGATTTGCTCTTGCTACTTCCGCCCTCGTTGTCTCG GGAGCAGGTGCAGAGGGATCTCCAAAGAGGCTGACCTTCGACGAAATCCAGAGCAAGACCTACTTGGAAGTGAAGGGAACCGGAACTGCCAACCAGTGCCCAACCATCGATGGAGGAACCGAAGCATTCGCTTTCAAGCCTGGCAAGTACACTGCCAAGAAGTTCTGCCTAGAGCCAACATCCTTCACAGTCAAGGCAGAGAGTGTGAGCAAGAATGCTCCACCAGAGTTCCAAAACACCAAGCTCATGACCCGCCTAACCTACACTCTCGATGAGATCGAAGGACCTTTCGAAGTTGCCCCAGATGGCACCGTCAAGTTTGAAGAGAAAGACGGAATTGACTACGCTGCAGTGACAGTCCAGCTCCCGGGAGGTGAGCGCGTGCCCTTCCTCTTTACCATCAAGCAGCTCGTAGCCTCTGGCAAGCCTGACAACTTCACAGGAGAGTTTCTAGTACCATCATACCGCGGATCCTCTTTCTTGGACCCCAAGGGAAGAGGAGGATCTACCGGTTACGACAATGCGGTTGCGTTGCCGGCAGGTGGCAGAGGAGACGAGGAGGAGTTGGCAAAGGAGAACACCAAGAATACAGCAGCATCAACAGGGAAGATCACACTGAGTGTGACAAAGAGCAAGCCTGAGAATGGTGAGTTGATTGGGGTGTTTGAGAGCATTCAGCCGTCTGAC
- the LOC103401258 gene encoding LOW QUALITY PROTEIN: cold-regulated 413 plasma membrane protein 2 (The sequence of the model RefSeq protein was modified relative to this genomic sequence to represent the inferred CDS: substituted 1 base at 1 genomic stop codon), whose product MGRKGMGYLALKSDDPKTSELIDSDIKELKIAAKRLISDATKLGGLGFGTSFLKWVAFFAAMXIFVVILDRTNWRTNMLTSLLIPYIFFSLPSMLFDLLRGEVGRWIAFVAVVLRLFFPRHFPDWLEMPGSLILLLVVAPNFFAHTLKDSWVGVLICLLIGCYLLQEHIRASGGFRNSFTQRHGISNTLGIILLLVYPVWALVLHFI is encoded by the exons atggggagGAAGGGGATGGGGTATCTGGCTCTGAAAAGTGATGACCCGAAAACTAGTGAGTTGATAGATTCAGATATCAAAGAGCTCAAGATTGCAGCCAAGAGACTCATCAGTGATGCCACCAAGCTTGGTGGTTTGGGTTTTGGGACTTCTTTTCTCAAATGGGTTGCCTTCTTTGCCGCCATGTGA ATATTTGTTGTGATACTGGACCGGACAAACTGGAGAACAAATATGCTGACTTCACTTTTAATCCCCTACATTTTCTTCAGTCTTCCTTCAATGCTGTTCGACCTCCTAAG AGGAGAGGTGGGAAGATGGATTGCTTTTGTTGCCGTTGTACTGAGGCTTTTCTTCCCAAGGCATTTCCCAG ATTGGCTAGAGATGCCAGGATCATTGATCCTTCTTCTGGTTGTGGCTCCAAACTTCTTTGCGCACACTTTGAAGGATAGCTGGGTTGGCGTCTTGATCTGTCTTCTCATCGGTTGTTACCTGCTGCAAGAGCACATCCGGGCATCAGGTGGATTCCGAAATTCTTTTACACAAAGGCATGGAATATCGAACACGCTCGGAATCATCCTTCTCTTGGTTTACCCTGTCTGGGCATTGGTTCTCCATTTCATCTAA
- the LOC103401259 gene encoding BTB/POZ domain-containing protein At5g66560 translates to MAAATAAAAAEKSSSKGQAWFCTTGLPSDIVVQVNDMTFHLHKFPLMSKSRKLHNLITEQETNPSNPHHQMDDDDDDEIEEVQCQISLSDFPGGSETFEIAAKFCYGVKIDLSSSNVVPLRCAGEYLDMTEEYSENNLISKTERFLSQSVLKSFKESLRALKSCERVMPLAENLGITQRCIDSVASRATSADPSLFGWPVSDGGPIRNANADAVSASSASKQQILWNGIDAGGGRRRSKHADSWLEDLVVLSLPLFKRLISAMKSGDLSLEIVETCLMHYAKKYIPGISRTNRKPSSSTSAAAATTAAESSRLASESQQRELLETIISNLPLEKSSRPSTATRFLFGLLRTANILNASEACKAALEKKIASQFHQATLDDLLIPSYSYLNETLYDVDCIERILGYFLNGLDQGNTASIEDGSDGAVRSPSLMLVGKLIDEFLSEIASDANLKPDRFYNLAISLPDQTRLFDDGLYRAVDVYLKAHPWLSEPEREKVCGILDCQKLTLEACTHAAQNERLPLRAVVQVLFFEQLQLRHAIAGTLLAADGVPPESSRPSVLRRERDDEEEEEGDAAEARGDESGGTWLAAVRQNQVLRLDMDSMRTRVHQLERECSSMKKVIEKIDKPGQPGRDELGRKDSLIRRFGCKFKTQVCDSHKPTVVDTRKGRRRHHHQQ, encoded by the exons ATGGCTGCAGCAACGGCGGCGGCGGCAGCTGAGAAATCAAGCTCCAAGGGCCAAGCATG GTTCTGCACCACTGGATTGCCAAGCGACATTGTCGTCCAAGTCAACGACATGACCTTCCATCTCCATAAg TTCCCTCTCATGTCGAAAAGTCGAAAGCTTCATAACCTAATCACAGAGCAAGAGACGAACCCATCAAACCCCCATCACCAAATGGACGACGACGATGACGACGAAATCGAAGAAGTCCAGTGCCAAATATCCCTCTCTGACTTCCCCGGCGGCTCCGAGACCTTCGAGATCGCCGCCAAGTTCTGCTACGGCGTCAAGATCGATCTGAGCTCCTCCAATGTCGTGCCGTTGCGCTGCGCCGGGGAGTATTTGGATATGACGGAGGAGTACTCGGAGAACAACCTCATTTCCAAGACCGAGAGGTTTCTCTCTCAGTCGGTGTTGAAAAGCTTCAAGGAGTCGCTCAGAGCTCTCAAGTCCTGCGAGCGAGTCATGCCTCTGGCGGAGAATTTGGGGATTACGCAGAGGTGCATAGACTCCGTCGCCTCCCGTGCCACGTCTGCCGATCCCTCCCTGTTTGGCTGGCCGGTTAGCGACGGTGGACCCATTCGGAATGCAAATGCGGATGCGGTTTCGGCTTCTTCTGCTTCAAAACAGCAGATTTTGTGGAATGGTATCGACGCCGGCGGCGGACGGAGAAGGAGTAAACACGCGGATTCCTGGCTTGAAGACTTGGTGGTTTTGAGCTTGCCACTCTTCAAGCGGTTAATTTCCGCCATGAAATCTGGAGATCTGAGCTTGGAGATAGTGGAGACGTGCTTGATGCATTACGCTAAGAAGTACATTCCTGGAATTTCGAGAACGAATAGAAAGCCTTCGTCTTCTacctccgccgccgccgccactACTGCCGCCGAATCATCGCGTTTAGCTTCGGAGAGTCAGCAGAGAGAGCTTTTGGAGACGATCATCTCCAAtcttccattggagaagagctcCAGACCTTCGACGGCGACTCGATTCCTCTTCGGACTTTTGCGAACCGCCAACATACTTAACGCCTCCGAAGCCTGCAAGGCCGCCTTGGAGAAGAAGATTGCCTCGCAGTTCCACCAAGCCACCTTAGACGACCTCCTCATCCCGAGCTACTCCTACCTGAACGAGACGCTCTACGACGTCGATTGCATCGAGAGAATCCTCGGTTACTTCTTGAACGGCTTGGATCAGGGAAACACCGCCAGCATCGAAGACGGTTCTGACGGCGCCGTCCGATCGCCGTCGTTGATGCTCGTCGGGAAATTGATAGATGAGTTCCTTTCCGAGATCGCCTCCGATGCGAATCTTAAACCGGATCGGTTCTACAACCTCGCGATTTCTCTGCCTGATCAAACTCGGCTCTTCGACGACGGCCTTTACAGAGCCGTCGATGTCTATCTCAAG GCGCATCCATGGCTATCGGAACCTGAGCGCGAGAAGGTCTGCGGAATTCTAGACTGCCAGAAGCTGACGCTGGAGGCGTGCACGCATGCAGCGCAGAACGAGCGATTGCCGCTGCGAGCGGTGGTGCAGGTTCTGTTTTTCGAGCAGCTCCAGCTCCGCCACGCCATCGCCGGAACTCTTCTCGCCGCCGACGGCGTTCCCCCGGAATCGTCCAGGCCTTCGGTGCTGCGACGCGAAAGGGATgacgaggaggaggaagagggcgACGCGGCGGAGGCACGCGGGGATGAAAGTGGAGGCACGTGGCTGGCGGCGGTGAGACAGAATCAGGTGTTGCGATTGGACATGGATAGCATGAGGACGCGGGTGCACCAATTGGAGCGGGAATGCTCCAGCATGAAGAAAGTGATCGAGAAAATTGATAAGCCGGGCCAACCCGGAAGAGACGAGTTGGGTCGGAAAGACTCGTTGATCCGGAGGTTCGGGTGCAAGTTCAAGACCCAGGTGTGCGATTCGCACAAACCGACGGTCGTTGATACGAGAAAGGGACGACGGCGACACCATCACCAACAGTAG